A region from the Sandaracinus amylolyticus genome encodes:
- the recA gene encoding recombinase RecA has translation MTSMKEKLKAVQQAVSAIEKQFGKGAIMALGEPRNIEPVAVIPTGAPSLDAALGCGGYPRGRVIEVYGPEASGKTTLTLHAIAECQRAGGIAAFVDAEHALDLRYAAALGVQTENLLVSQPDNGEQALEIAETLVRSGAVDLVVVDSVAALVPKAEIEGEMGDQHVGLQARLMSQALRKLTGITHRTGATIMFINQLRMKIGVTFGSPETTTGGNALKYYASVRLDVRRIGQVKVGEEITGHRTKVKVVKNKLAPPFQLAEFDIRYGVGIDATADLLDLAVTHGLVEKNGAYFSFGGQSLGQGREKARIALCEDAALRATIANAVHAALAGAPKSAGSPELEEAVA, from the coding sequence CGAGAAGCAGTTCGGCAAGGGCGCGATCATGGCGCTCGGCGAGCCGCGCAACATCGAGCCCGTCGCGGTGATCCCGACCGGCGCGCCATCGCTGGACGCGGCGCTCGGTTGTGGTGGGTACCCGCGTGGTCGCGTGATCGAGGTCTACGGTCCCGAGGCGAGCGGCAAGACCACGCTCACGCTCCACGCGATCGCCGAGTGCCAGCGCGCAGGCGGCATCGCGGCGTTCGTCGACGCCGAGCACGCGCTCGATCTGCGCTACGCGGCGGCGCTCGGCGTGCAGACCGAGAACCTGCTGGTCTCGCAGCCGGACAACGGCGAGCAGGCGCTCGAGATCGCCGAGACGCTGGTGCGCAGCGGCGCGGTCGATCTCGTGGTCGTCGACTCGGTCGCTGCGCTCGTGCCCAAGGCGGAGATCGAGGGCGAGATGGGCGATCAGCACGTCGGGCTGCAGGCGCGCCTGATGAGCCAGGCGCTCCGCAAGCTCACCGGCATCACGCACCGCACCGGCGCGACGATCATGTTCATCAACCAGCTGCGCATGAAGATCGGCGTGACCTTCGGCTCGCCCGAGACGACCACCGGCGGCAACGCGCTCAAGTACTACGCGAGCGTGCGCCTCGACGTGCGGCGCATCGGTCAGGTCAAGGTCGGCGAGGAGATCACGGGCCACCGCACGAAGGTGAAGGTCGTGAAGAACAAGCTCGCGCCGCCGTTCCAGCTCGCCGAGTTCGACATCCGCTACGGCGTGGGCATCGACGCGACCGCGGACCTGCTCGACCTCGCGGTCACGCACGGCCTCGTCGAGAAGAACGGCGCGTACTTCTCGTTCGGCGGGCAGAGCCTCGGTCAGGGCCGCGAGAAGGCGCGCATCGCGCTGTGCGAGGACGCGGCGCTGCGCGCGACGATCGCGAACGCGGTGCACGCCGCGCTCGCGGGCGCGCCGAAGAGCGCGGGCTCGCCGGAGCTCGAAGAGGCGGTCGCGTGA